From the genome of Solanum lycopersicum chromosome 7, SLM_r2.1:
AAAAAAAACTGCTCCCTTCGATTTCCCAATTTCATCCCAAGAAAAATGCCATACttgcaaatatttttctttaaacttcTAACCTTACACTTGATGATatgatttcttttattgttCTTTATAACCAAATAAATGTTTATGGTTTGTTTTAGACCATAAATAAAGTAAGCAGTAGTATCAAtggcatcaagaagatgcataaTTACAAACGAAAGAGATTGTTAGCTCAGTTACAATGAGTCCTATGCTATGTATAAGGAGCtaacaaaatccaaaagtttgacATCAGAGTCCACTGGGGAAAAGCTATTCCAACTACATAAATTTTGAAGACATCTAGCCTTAAGGGAGTACTTTGGAGTAGATATTTCAACAAAACATCTTCAGTTTCACTCCTTCCAAACACATCCTAGATTTTTCCAAGAGAATCCAACTGATGTAGGCATCCTTGATACTTACAGGCATAAAAGTTTAGTCCAAAAAGTCTATCATCCATTCTAAAACTCCGCACAGTCAAACACAACCACATACATTGGTACAGAAGGAGTAATAAATTGGAACACTACTTCTGCTAAAATTACTAGAAAATCTCAAGCTTATGCTGAAAATGCAGCACTTCCTATTAAGAACCCCACCAAGAAGAACCTAAGAGAAATGTTAATTATAGCCCTCCATAACAAAGGAGTACCAGGAGGTCAGTCTATTAGGATTCATGATTagttaacaaaataagttatgaaatttgaaaaccTTGCAGGGTTTTCAAAATgccatgttttttttaaatttcccaaataacaaaaattagaCATAAATCAGCTTGAAGGATATCACATAACAACAAAGTGCAAAGACAACGAAGACTGATGGTTTACAAAAGATATATATGCTGTTCACTTACAGAATTGAATGAGCAACTTCATGCACTCCCCAAGGATTTCCTATGGCTTTTATAGTATCAGTCACTTTCTTATGAAGTTAAATTCTACATGAAGCATATGTTTGATCATGAATGTTATTACTTTTTTCCCAGAGTAGAATTCTGGAAATCATGTCAGGCCATAAAGCTCCGGAATGCAACTTACTtccaaaaaaagtcaaaatttgaaaacaccAAATTCACAAACAACTCCAATTGGTATTAATGGCCAAACACAACTCCAATTCCCAAATACCATTTTTCACTTTGAAAGAAAATACTACCTTTTTCCAAAACTCACAAGTTTCATGGTCAAACGGGTCCTAATAATCATCTTTTTTTTCAGCAGCTCTACCCTACAAAGGTCAGGGTACGATTTGCGTACATCCTATGCTTCCCAAACCCCACTTGTGGatgttgttataattttttaataagataGCAGTGTATTCTTCAGTACCAAGATGGTACTGGCAGTCAAATatttacaaaacataaaatatattctagattacaagagtcaaaaaaaaaatctacaacTGATTCAGTATTCTCTATATAGTTCTCTTAACACCGGGATTCAGAAAACAAAAAACGCCTCAGCTTTAGCATATAACATGACACAGCAAATCATAAAGAAAGCTTTCCATGATTGACCAGCATCAAACAGTGAAAACTTTGGTTACATAAAGTTCCACATAAATAATAGTAGTCCCCTCCCAACTAGCACATCATGCTTGAGAAAGCCCTTCAGAcaaagaacatcctcctaaacAGAGAAATAGCAAATACATGTAGTATTCATTACCAAAAGCAACAAATTCAATGTAAGAGGAGCTGTGAACTTACTTCTTAGTGCTGAGAGACCAGTGCTCCTTAAACAGGAAAAGAGCATAAACATGTATGCAACAGAACATTTCAGAGAGCAACTGTTTGATGAACGCAGGAAGTAAAGGAAGCCTCCCAGTAGAAAGCCTGGATACACATGGAAACCCTCAGTAGATTAGCTACTAATTGATCTCATTGTGAAGTACCCTTGAAAATAAGCAGCCAAGGCCACAGATCACTCTGATGTTATACGCTGCCTCTTTCCATAATCAGCATCCCTTGATCTTGACCGATGGTCTTCCTCATGTGATAATCGTGATTTGCTGTGTCCTCTTGATGATCTTCCTCTGTCTTCATCATCATATTCCTGCTCACGGTCCTTGTACCTGTGATGATCAGCATATCTATCTCTATCATCCCTATGACGATCACGATCTCGATCCCTCTCGCGATCACGCCCTCGTTCTCTAGGACGTTCATGATCGCGGTCCCTCTCTCTGTCTCGTGCGACATCTCTATCATCGCGGTATCTTTTCTCTGGCCAATCCTGGTCGTGGCCCCGATCCTTTTCACGAGCCATGTCTCTATCATAGGATGGTTCTCTGCCTTCTCTATGTTTTCTATCTGTAGAACCAGACCAATCACGCTCTGATCCTCTGTCTTTCTCTTTCACATTATTTGGCCAAGCCCCTCTATCGTGAGTTGTTTCTCCATACTGATGATCAGACCCAGCTTCTTCTGCATAACTTGACTCTCCTGCTCTACCACCGTGCTCGTCACCAGCCCATCCACCCGCATTAGGTTCTGACCACATCCCCATGTTAGGCCCCTCCATACCAGCGCCTGGCATCATTCCCATACCATTCATTGGCATTCCTCTACCAAAGAATGCAGGATTTACATGCGGAGCTACTCCAGGCATCCCAACTCCTCCAACAGGTGGAAAAGATGACAACATACCAGGAAATGGTGGAGCTGGACCACCAGGAAATCCTCCATAACCACCCATTCTCCCCATAGGCCCTCCAAAAGCAGGATCAAAGCCTTGACCCATCATTGTTTGAGGATGCATAATAGGAGGTGCACCACCCATACCTTGTCCAAATCCACCTCCACCGTTACCCATCATACCCCTACCTGCAATCCCACCAGGCCTGTTTCTCATAGGACCTACAGGCCCCCGATTTCCCATAGCTTGAGGACCTCCTCTACCCCAACTGCCTCTACCATAACCCCCCCTGTTGCCATCCCCACCACCACCGCCGCCTTGATAATTGCCACCAGTAGGAGTGTTGTTATTTCCAATTTTACCAGCAGCTTCACCAGGCCCCCGCCTTGCTTGGGGAACAGCAGTTTGAGCCACCTGCTGATTTCGATTCACCTGAGCCTCACCCATCCTCTTCACATTATACGGTGATGATGCATAAGCGACTACACATGGTCGCCCATTGAACATATGTCCATTCATACTTTCCTTGCAAGCTGTGGCAGCTGAGGAATCATGAAACTCAACCTGGCAATATCCTTTAGACTTCCCACTAGCTTTTTCGTCAAAAAATTTCACCTCCTTCACGTGTCCATACTTGCTCAGCTCAGCTTCCAGCTCAGCATCTGTGGTCCACCAATGCAAATCACCAACAAAAAGAATTGTCGCACCACCGCCGCCACCACCTCCTCCTCCACCACTAGCGACCCCAACTCCAGCAACAATATTACCCGCCCCGTTCATATTAACCCCTCCTTGCCTTATCAAATTATCATTCCCCATATTTCCAACATTACCCAGATTTCCAGCAGCTACTGCAACACCACCACCATGAGGCTGTTGAGCCATCACCTGATTTGGAACGTTACTATTCACCATCCGCTCTGCTAAATCACCCATCTTACTTGATGGATGACTTAACTCAACCCTAAACCCACTACCAGCAGAAGTCCCAGACACAGCTGGACCTACGGACGCTCTAGCAGCAATCCCAGACACTACATCCTCCTCTTTTACAGGATTCCTCTCCCCACCCACACCCTGAAAATCGTCACGCCCACTCTCATCCACCACTTGCAGTGCTGCCACCACCGGTGGTGGCGCCGGAAGGACAGGCTGCTCAGGCTTCCTCTCTACCTCCTCATTCCTAGATACTAAATCCTCATTCTTTCTAAAAGATTGAAGAAAATTCTCACCAACGTTAACATCATTGTAGAGATCTTCGTAATCATCATCCTCTTCAACCATAAACCCATCATCGGCAACAGCAGAGATCGCTTCATTCCTGTGAAACTGCTCGATTGGCTCTCCACCAACTCCATCCCCACCTTCATTATCCTCCATGACCTAATCTAACAGGATTAGGGTTACGATCAGTTATCACAAGCTCAAATGAAgctaaatttttcaaattctaaTACTACTAGCTACGAAAcgaaaaaaataccaaaaaattcaacaaaatcaaACAATCAACAAACAACAAATTGAAATTGAGGGAATAATCTTACCGGAGGAACAGCAAGTTGAATTTGTCGAGCAGACTGAAATTTTTAGGGAGAAAAGGGAAGAAACCCTAATTCTGTGGAAAGTTTGAGTTGTGACAAGAAACTATCAGAAAGAGGGGTAAATATTTGCCTTATTTTTccgtattttataattttataagcgTTGACGAATTGTTATTTTGAGCTAGATCCGCAGACCGTAGGTAACGTGTTGATtcgattttatgtattatcgattttgatttattaattttttattttcaaacatgttaaatttatatatttttaataagttttatatttttaactgtccggtttttttatttaatcaataaaaaattgtttataaaataaatataggaaaaattacatgaattaatatattttaaaaaataatactgattttagcgatactttttatttattattatttatagcaatattgtgataaatctgTAACATGTATTAtgcaatatattttaattataattgtttttgaaatatattgtgTTTATTCGGTAAAAAATAATCACATCGTATTATAAGTGAATCAAAATGCGTGATAAATGTATCATTCATTagtaaaacttgtattatatatgaataataaattgttctttgtaatatgtattaagcttgtattataaatgaattaaaagtgatcaagtgaaaaacaaaaagctattgctataaatggtaaatatttttttattatagcaTATTTATGTAAGTTCCCCAATATATGACTTCACCAATAATTTGACGCGACAAAACAATAATGTAACTATAGAGAAAtactcataaaatataaataacaatagcTAACATGGAAAGAATTATTCAAGGAAGacacaaataaaagaaagtgtgaATTCAAAGTCATTGCTAAATGTTAGTATTCCATGTACACTTTTCAAAAACTTGTAACAAGAAAAATTCTATGTACACTTGCAGAAGGAAGAATTAGCGCTAAACAACAACATATGCCCAACTAAAAAACTGGgtcaaaaacaaagaaacaacGATGATACAAAGAGAAAAACAAGTAGTACAACAAACGCCAGAGCAAGGGATCAGATCGGCGCCAACCTGTGGGTCAAATCCTATTAACACATTACATCAAATAGCAAATGTCTATGATAATCTATAACTAGGCTTCCAATAAAGTCACAAGTCACCAGAAAGGATTATTCAGGTCACATtcaacaaaaacataaattcaAAAACTGACATAAAAGGTTCCACTAGCAATTCAATCTTCACTGAGAGGTAAAACCATATAATATAACATTCTTCCTCAGGCAGAAGCTTCAAGGAGTTCCCTTCCATACTTCTTCACACAGCTTGCTCTACGTCCTCCATGCTATAATCACAAGAAACCAAACAAAATTTGTAATCAACACCTTGCAGAAAAAAGAACAATCAAACATTGGAACTACAGTCAGTCAGTCTCATggtaaaaatcaaaattcacaaGTCTAAATAAGCACACAACTATTCCTCCTCATTGCCAAGTAAGTCGGTATCAGCTATATGTATCCTTCTTACTAATCATGTTTCTCAAATTAAACTCACCTCATCCCAACATTGGTCCAAGAAAAAAAACTGCTCCCTTCGATTTCCCAATTTCCTCCCAAGAAAAATGCCATACttgcaaatatttttctttgaacTTCTAACCTTACACTTGATGATatgatttcttttattgttCTTTATGAGATCATTTATAACCAAATAAATGTTTATGGTTTGTTTTAGACCATAAATAAAGTAAGCAGTAGTATCAAtggcatcaagaagatgcataaTTACAAACGAGAGAGATTGTTACCTCAGTTGCAATGAGTCCTATGCTATGTATAAGGAGCtaacaaaatccaaaagtttgacATCAGAGTCCACTGGGGAAAAGCTATTCCAACTACATAAATTTTGAAGACATCTAGCCTTAAGGGAGTACTTTGGAGTAGATATTTCAACAAAACATCTTCAATTTCACTCCTTCCAAACACATCAT
Proteins encoded in this window:
- the LOC101251491 gene encoding uncharacterized protein; protein product: MEDNEGGDGVGGEPIEQFHRNEAISAVADDGFMVEEDDDYEDLYNDVNVGENFLQSFRKNEDLVSRNEEVERKPEQPVLPAPPPVVAALQVVDESGRDDFQGVGGERNPVKEEDVVSGIAARASVGPAVSGTSAGSGFRVELSHPSSKMGDLAERMVNSNVPNQVMAQQPHGGGVAVAAGNLGNVGNMGNDNLIRQGGVNMNGAGNIVAGVGVASGGGGGGGGGGATILFVGDLHWWTTDAELEAELSKYGHVKEVKFFDEKASGKSKGYCQVEFHDSSAATACKESMNGHMFNGRPCVVAYASSPYNVKRMGEAQVNRNQQVAQTAVPQARRGPGEAAGKIGNNNTPTGGNYQGGGGGGDGNRGGYGRGSWGRGGPQAMGNRGPVGPMRNRPGGIAGRGMMGNGGGGFGQGMGGAPPIMHPQTMMGQGFDPAFGGPMGRMGGYGGFPGGPAPPFPGMLSSFPPVGGVGMPGVAPHVNPAFFGRGMPMNGMGMMPGAGMEGPNMGMWSEPNAGGWAGDEHGGRAGESSYAEEAGSDHQYGETTHDRGAWPNNVKEKDRGSERDWSGSTDRKHREGREPSYDRDMAREKDRGHDQDWPEKRYRDDRDVARDRERDRDHERPRERGRDRERDRDRDRHRDDRDRYADHHRYKDREQEYDDEDRGRSSRGHSKSRLSHEEDHRSRSRDADYGKRQRITSE